In Pseudomonas glycinae, the DNA window GTGCTGATCGCCGTAGTCGCGGCCGCCGTGGCGGCGCTGCTCTGGCGCTGGTTCATCCGGGTGCACACGCGGATGCAGGTAGCCTTGCTGGAAACCCTCGACAACCACAAGGAGCCGTCGGGGCACTGACCACCCATCGAGGCGGGCGTGTCAGCTTTCCAGCCAGACGTCCCGTGCCCAGTGCCAGACCGACTCCCAGGACTCTTCGGTGATCAGCTCTTCTTCGCCCGACCACAGCACCACGGTGCCGTCTTCTTCGACGCAGTAGTAGTCGTCGCCGTCCTGGCAGATCGGGATCAGGTCGCGCGGCACGCCGGCATCCCAAGCGTTGGCAGCGACGTCCGGCAGGTAGGTGTGGGATTGCGGGTCGGTGACGGTTACCGGCTCCAGGCTGCCGTAAACCACGTCGCTGACGGTCAGCAGAAACTCCTTGAAGACGAACGGGATGTTGATGAAGAGTTCTTCTTCGATTTCCACCAACTGGTCTTCGTCGGGCAACTCCAAAGGAACCGGTACGGGTTCGTTGGCTTCGCGCAGTTGTTCGATGATTTCTTCCACGTCCGGGATCCTCTTGCTTGAATGGCGCGGTTTATATGGGCCGGTTTATACAGTAGCTCGCTATAGATGCAACCGTGAAATAGAAAACCCCGGCCGAGGCCGGGGTTTTTTATTGCAGCGGGTAAAAACGTCGGAAGTGATCAGCCGTTCTGGCGGATACCGGCGACCAGCCAAGGCTGGTTGTCGCCCTGTGGACGTTCCATGTTCCAGCTTTCGCTGAACACTTCGCCCTGCTGGTCGAAACGCGAGGTTTTCGACACGCCGCTGAAGGTCAGGGTGGCGATGGTCTTGTCGGCACGGTCATCCACACCATCCAGTTGCACCTGGAGGTTGTCGATGTAGGTGGACTGGAAGGCATCACCCAGTTCCGCGCGCTCGCGCTTGAGGAACTCGAACATTTGCGGGGTCACGAACTCGGCGATCTTGTCCATTTCGTTGGCGTCCCAGTGCTGCTGCAGCGCCTGGAAGTGGCTGCGGGCGGCTTCGAGGAAGCGTTGTTCGTTGAACCAGGCCGGCGCGTTGATCACCGGACGGGCGGCAGCAGGCGCGGCCGAACCACCGAAGATCGAACCCATCGCCGCTGGTTTCTGTTCGAACACTTCACGCTGCATCGGCGCGCCGGCCGGAGCGAACTGCTCCTGCTGCTTGCGGCGGCGGGCGGCGATGAAGCGGAAGATCACGAACGCGATCACGGCCATGATCAGGATGTCGAAGAACTGCATGCCTTCGAAGCCGCCGCCCATGAACATGGAAGCGAGCAGGCCACCGGCCGCGATGCCGGCCAGAGGGCCGAGCCATTTCGAAGCACCGCCGGCCTTGGCCGCAGCGCCCGCGGCACCGGCAGCACCAGCGGTCGCCGCAGCGCCGCCTATGCCTGGGGAAGAAGGAGCCATCTGGCTGGTCTGGTGCGTCGGCGCAGCGCCGGCGCTTTTGCCACCACCAAAGCGCTTGGCGTTGGCGTCGAGGCTCATCGTCAGGCCGATGCACAACGCCATGGCGATGCTAAGAAAACGTTTCATAAAGGGAATTCCCGTTTGTGGAGACACGCGCGCCATGTTGCACAGCTGAAGTGTTACTGGCTAGCGAGAGAGTGTTTCGGGCTTTTGCCTGACAGGTTACGTTCAGCTCGGTCGGGGCAATAAGGCCATGTACTTTTGTCTGTAGGAAAAGGCGATAGGTTCAGCAGGAAATGGATCAGCGCCGCAAGGCGAGCATCACCACACCGGCGGTGATCAGGCCGATGCCGCCCCACTGGCGCAGGTCGAGTTTCTCGCCCAGCAGGATCACACCGAGCACCGCCACGAAGACCACGCTGAGCTTGTCCACCGGGGCGACCAGCGACGCCGGGCCGACTTTCAACGCCCGGAAGTAGCACAGCCACGAAGCACCGGTTCCCAGGCCCGACAACAGCAGGAACAGGTAGCTCTTGGCGGAGATCGATCCCAGGGACTGATATTGGCCCGTGGCGTACAAAATCAAGGCCAGACTCACCAATACGACGATTGTGCGCAGGAGGGTGGCGAAGTCGGAGTTGACGTTTTCGATGCCGATCTTGGCGAAGATGGCCGTCAGCGCGGCGAAAGTGGCCGAGAGCAGGGCCCAGAACGTCCAGGAAGAAAAGAAGCCCGAGCCCATGGATGTTGCCTCCAGTGTTCGTGTCCGATCGTTCCCACGCTCTGCGTGGTAACGCCGCCATGGACGCTCCGCGTCCACAGTGACGCAGAGCGTCACGGGATGCATTCCCACGCAGAGCGTGGGAACGATGAGCAACGACGGGCTGCCCTTAAATGGCTTCCAGCTTCGCGTACCCGAGCATCAGCCACTTGCTGCCTTCGGCGAAATTCACCTGCACCCGGGCCTGGGCGCCGGCGCCTTCGAAGTTTAGGATCACGCCGTCGCCGAAGATCGAGTGACGGACAGCCTGCCCGAGGCTCAGGCCGGTTTCCGGTATCTCGCTGCCGCTGAACAGGTTGCTGCCGCCCATCGACTGGTTGCCGCCGAACGGCCGGCTGACGCTGTTGGACAGGC includes these proteins:
- a CDS encoding EamA family transporter translates to MGSGFFSSWTFWALLSATFAALTAIFAKIGIENVNSDFATLLRTIVVLVSLALILYATGQYQSLGSISAKSYLFLLLSGLGTGASWLCYFRALKVGPASLVAPVDKLSVVFVAVLGVILLGEKLDLRQWGGIGLITAGVVMLALRR
- a CDS encoding SMI1/KNR4 family protein, which translates into the protein MEEIIEQLREANEPVPVPLELPDEDQLVEIEEELFINIPFVFKEFLLTVSDVVYGSLEPVTVTDPQSHTYLPDVAANAWDAGVPRDLIPICQDGDDYYCVEEDGTVVLWSGEEELITEESWESVWHWARDVWLES
- a CDS encoding Tim44 domain-containing protein; the protein is MKRFLSIAMALCIGLTMSLDANAKRFGGGKSAGAAPTHQTSQMAPSSPGIGGAAATAGAAGAAGAAAKAGGASKWLGPLAGIAAGGLLASMFMGGGFEGMQFFDILIMAVIAFVIFRFIAARRRKQQEQFAPAGAPMQREVFEQKPAAMGSIFGGSAAPAAARPVINAPAWFNEQRFLEAARSHFQALQQHWDANEMDKIAEFVTPQMFEFLKRERAELGDAFQSTYIDNLQVQLDGVDDRADKTIATLTFSGVSKTSRFDQQGEVFSESWNMERPQGDNQPWLVAGIRQNG